In Pedobacter sp. SL55, the following proteins share a genomic window:
- a CDS encoding M28 family peptidase, whose amino-acid sequence MITTNPNIKLLLGHDDPKLGHDDWTNQSDQGAFNAKNIPFIYFGVEDHKDYHKATDEFKNINQEFYINAVGVIKEVIINIDKQQDIQRIFRENLQMKKQ is encoded by the coding sequence TTGATTACCACTAATCCTAACATTAAATTATTGTTGGGGCATGACGACCCAAAGCTAGGTCATGATGATTGGACCAACCAAAGTGACCAGGGTGCTTTTAATGCCAAAAACATTCCTTTTATTTATTTTGGAGTAGAAGACCATAAAGATTACCACAAAGCTACAGATGAGTTTAAGAACATTAACCAAGAGTTTTATATCAATGCGGTAGGCGTAATAAAGGAAGTGATTATCAATATAGATAAGCAACAAGATATACAGCGCATTTTTAGAGAAAACCTACAAATGAAAAAGCAGTAG
- a CDS encoding ABC transporter ATP-binding protein has product MLQAKGIKKAYGNLEILKGVDFDVAEGEIVSIIGASGAGKSTLLHILGTLDQPDAGSVTLKGREVSKLFGENLSVFRNQHIGFVFQFHHLLPEFSALENICIPAFIAKKSKREAEKRAFELLDLFGLKERAHHKPSELSGGEQQRVSVARALVNRPSIILADEPSGNLDSTNADALHQLFISLRDNFKQTFVIVTHNADLAEISDRVVTMKDGNIV; this is encoded by the coding sequence ATGTTACAAGCCAAAGGGATAAAAAAAGCATACGGAAATCTGGAGATTTTAAAAGGAGTTGATTTTGATGTTGCCGAAGGAGAAATTGTAAGTATTATTGGAGCCTCTGGCGCAGGTAAAAGTACACTGTTACATATTTTGGGAACTTTAGATCAGCCAGATGCTGGTTCGGTAACCTTAAAAGGCAGAGAAGTAAGCAAGCTTTTTGGCGAAAATTTAAGTGTTTTTAGAAACCAGCATATTGGCTTCGTATTCCAGTTTCATCATTTACTGCCAGAATTTAGTGCTTTAGAAAATATCTGCATTCCTGCGTTTATTGCTAAAAAAAGCAAGAGAGAGGCCGAAAAAAGAGCGTTCGAACTGTTAGATCTTTTTGGTTTAAAAGAACGTGCCCATCACAAACCTAGCGAACTATCGGGTGGCGAGCAACAGCGTGTTTCGGTAGCCCGAGCGTTAGTTAATCGGCCTTCTATCATATTGGCTGATGAGCCTTCTGGTAATTTAGATTCTACCAATGCCGATGCCCTGCACCAGCTTTTTATCAGCCTGCGAGATAACTTTAAACAAACTTTTGTAATAGTAACCCACAATGCCGATTTAGCTGAAATTAGCGATAGGGTAGTAACCATGAAAGATGGAAACATTGTTTAA
- a CDS encoding winged helix-turn-helix domain-containing protein: protein MKNPIQALNKIFDSRIRLGVMSVLVVNDSVSFNDLKQLLELTDGNLASHLNTLEQAEYIKMHKAFVGRKTNTTYTITELGKQSFKGHLDALEKMIKGI, encoded by the coding sequence ATGAAGAACCCGATACAAGCACTGAATAAGATTTTCGACAGCCGGATTAGACTGGGTGTTATGTCGGTGTTGGTGGTAAACGATTCTGTAAGTTTTAATGATCTGAAACAACTTTTAGAACTTACTGACGGCAACCTTGCCTCCCATTTGAATACTTTGGAACAGGCCGAATATATTAAAATGCACAAAGCCTTTGTGGGGCGTAAAACAAATACCACTTACACTATTACAGAACTTGGCAAGCAATCTTTTAAAGGCCATTTAGATGCACTTGAAAAGATGATCAAAGGAATTTAA
- a CDS encoding S41 family peptidase encodes MNKRYLLVLTAVSMLALGACKKSKTEPTVTPPVVTPPTTTPTATRQQLSLDSIFLYAKEVYLWNDKLPTYEVFNPRQYTTQTTDAKNYAQALFEITKYSNPFEWTTGATRSKFSYVFDKANKNPVAVINPEASVDLEGNGNDVGLDVGFYGTTANYNVYVRAVEPNSPADKAGFVRGDKLTKINGIEYGTNYTEEKGIAILNAVENSVSVEAVRGVDGTTFSANLTKVSYASSPIYKSRIINADGKKIGYISYARFAKLTNPATRNTPASDTRFDPIFQNFATEGVTDLIIDLRYNGGGYVSTAEYLTNLIAPSGVSGVMFSEHFNSVMQSGNAKILANQPLLDVNNKVQDQNNDGKIDTYADVNYSVSANTISFSKTGPLTGVRNIVFIVAAGTASASELLINNLKPHVNVTLVGRKTYGKPVGFFPITIENKYDIYYSLFESKNSLGQGGYYSGMVPDYDLAEVPTGTAMFDFGNPNDVYIAKAVSVLAPNAKSVNNTTMSSVKMFNTVSSSNVIGAELSNKFNGMIENRFKLKN; translated from the coding sequence ATGAATAAAAGATATTTATTGGTCCTAACTGCGGTATCAATGTTGGCCTTGGGTGCCTGTAAAAAGAGTAAAACAGAGCCTACAGTAACACCGCCAGTGGTGACGCCGCCTACAACAACACCTACCGCAACTAGGCAACAATTAAGTTTAGATTCGATTTTTTTGTATGCTAAAGAAGTTTACTTGTGGAATGACAAACTACCAACTTATGAGGTTTTTAATCCACGGCAGTATACTACTCAAACAACAGACGCTAAGAATTATGCTCAAGCGCTTTTCGAAATAACCAAATATTCCAATCCCTTTGAATGGACTACGGGAGCAACTAGATCTAAGTTTTCTTACGTTTTCGATAAGGCAAATAAAAACCCTGTAGCCGTAATCAATCCCGAAGCTTCTGTAGATTTAGAAGGTAACGGTAATGACGTTGGTTTAGATGTTGGTTTTTACGGTACTACAGCAAACTATAATGTGTATGTAAGAGCGGTAGAACCAAATTCGCCGGCAGATAAAGCTGGCTTTGTTAGAGGGGATAAACTAACAAAAATTAATGGAATTGAGTACGGTACTAATTACACCGAGGAAAAAGGGATTGCTATACTTAACGCTGTTGAGAACTCTGTTAGCGTTGAGGCCGTTAGAGGTGTTGATGGCACTACCTTTTCAGCTAATTTAACTAAGGTGTCTTATGCGAGTAGTCCAATTTATAAATCGCGTATTATTAATGCCGACGGGAAGAAAATTGGTTATATTTCTTACGCCAGGTTTGCAAAGTTAACTAATCCGGCTACACGTAACACGCCAGCTTCTGATACTAGGTTTGACCCCATATTTCAAAATTTTGCAACCGAGGGAGTAACTGATTTGATAATTGATTTGAGATATAATGGCGGCGGTTACGTTTCTACCGCAGAATATCTAACTAATTTAATTGCACCTTCTGGCGTTAGCGGGGTAATGTTTAGCGAGCACTTCAATAGCGTTATGCAATCTGGTAATGCTAAAATTTTAGCTAACCAGCCTTTGTTAGATGTAAATAATAAAGTGCAAGATCAAAATAATGATGGCAAGATAGATACCTATGCTGATGTAAATTATTCTGTTAGTGCCAATACAATTAGTTTTTCGAAAACTGGACCGTTAACTGGTGTAAGAAATATTGTATTTATTGTTGCTGCAGGTACGGCTTCGGCAAGTGAGTTATTGATCAATAATTTAAAACCTCATGTTAACGTAACACTTGTGGGCAGAAAAACTTACGGAAAGCCAGTTGGTTTTTTCCCTATAACAATAGAGAATAAATACGATATTTATTATTCTTTATTTGAAAGCAAAAATTCTCTGGGCCAAGGTGGTTATTATAGTGGTATGGTTCCAGATTATGATTTAGCTGAAGTGCCAACAGGTACCGCAATGTTTGATTTTGGAAATCCGAATGATGTTTATATAGCTAAGGCTGTTAGTGTGTTAGCTCCAAATGCCAAATCGGTTAACAATACAACCATGTCTAGTGTTAAAATGTTTAACACAGTATCTTCTTCCAACGTTATTGGTGCAGAGTTAAGCAACAAGTTTAATGGCATGATAGAAAACAGGTTTAAATTAAAAAATTAA
- a CDS encoding haloacid dehalogenase, protein MSFEKYLSNKKALIITLDDALYPKKDYLLQVYYLFSEFMAYTEQIDAKAIVNFMSKEFTENGELGLFKKTAAKFDIPEKYEQNFNLLFETARLPLKLLLFKNVLNLLQEVVVDRRTISILVEGNPAEAINKMKQIEWNGLEPYLKVYFTVEYSGSASETIKHILTEQGFEKEDVVLFVSENQAASNFVDLAIDNFSVTEIL, encoded by the coding sequence ATGTCATTCGAAAAATATCTTTCCAATAAAAAAGCTTTAATCATCACTTTAGATGATGCTTTGTATCCAAAAAAGGATTATTTACTGCAGGTTTATTATTTGTTCTCTGAGTTTATGGCTTATACAGAGCAAATAGATGCAAAAGCCATAGTTAATTTTATGAGTAAGGAATTTACGGAAAATGGAGAGCTAGGCCTTTTTAAGAAAACAGCTGCTAAGTTTGATATTCCAGAAAAATACGAGCAAAACTTTAATTTGCTATTTGAAACTGCCCGTTTGCCATTGAAATTATTATTGTTTAAAAACGTACTCAATCTTTTGCAAGAGGTAGTGGTAGATAGGAGAACAATTTCTATTCTAGTAGAAGGAAATCCGGCGGAAGCGATCAATAAGATGAAGCAAATTGAGTGGAATGGATTGGAGCCATACCTTAAAGTATACTTTACTGTAGAATATAGCGGTTCGGCTAGCGAAACCATAAAACACATATTAACAGAGCAAGGTTTTGAAAAAGAAGATGTTGTGCTTTTTGTCTCAGAAAACCAAGCCGCGAGTAATTTCGTAGATTTAGCAATAGATAATTTTTCCGTAACAGAAATTTTGTAA
- a CDS encoding M20/M25/M40 family metallo-hydrolase, producing MKRILLILPLALQLGCGSVKEVKTANTQLLKDVEILSSDEYEGRKSGTKGSELSRVYLVKRLKQIGLEAHPELGKYEQNFDIKGRNSITKGVNLISYVKGKTDDVIVVSAHYDHIGIINNEIYNGADDNASGVAALLSFAKYFKENQPNNTIIFALFDAEEMGLQGAKAFVANPPVALNKIKLNINMDMISHNDKGELYAVGTFKYPELKEIDYH from the coding sequence ATGAAACGAATACTTTTAATTTTGCCATTAGCACTGCAACTAGGTTGCGGATCTGTTAAAGAAGTTAAAACAGCAAATACTCAATTGCTAAAGGATGTTGAAATCTTGTCTTCAGATGAATATGAAGGTCGTAAATCTGGCACCAAGGGCAGCGAGCTTTCTAGGGTATATTTGGTAAAAAGACTAAAGCAAATTGGTTTAGAAGCACATCCCGAGTTGGGGAAATATGAACAAAACTTTGATATTAAAGGACGCAATAGCATTACCAAAGGTGTTAATTTGATTTCGTATGTAAAAGGTAAAACCGATGATGTGATTGTAGTATCTGCACACTATGATCATATTGGTATCATCAATAATGAAATTTATAATGGAGCTGATGATAATGCCTCTGGTGTGGCAGCTCTGCTAAGCTTCGCAAAATATTTTAAGGAAAACCAACCCAATAACACCATCATTTTTGCGCTGTTTGATGCCGAAGAAATGGGGCTACAGGGCGCAAAAGCTTTTGTGGCTAATCCGCCAGTTGCACTAAACAAAATTAAACTTAACATTAATATGGATATGATTAGCCATAACGATAAAGGCGAACTTTATGCGGTTGGTACATTTAAATATCCAGAATTAAAAGAAATTGATTACCACTAA